In a genomic window of Hippoglossus stenolepis isolate QCI-W04-F060 chromosome 15, HSTE1.2, whole genome shotgun sequence:
- the LOC118121687 gene encoding olfactory receptor 2A12-like — MQNKIASSDSAIIHPPGFYVIGFQTFPNISVYIIFLAFVYLVTVVFNVLLMCIVALDENLHTPKFLAVVNLAVIDVILNTSTIPSMIKTFLFKDNFVPFNLCLVQMFVHYTSASLESYALAILAYDRLIAICFPLKQNILNTRPIMFCIVSLTWVYCAGLLSYSTSIMTRLSFCGSVRVFSYFCDYAPVFRLACNDYSLQWAAASASMMNLFGPLTFIFLSYVSILVTVFKMKSVSSRIKALTTCIEHLILVGIYYVPIFSIYIVGLFIRSVDPDQRVLSLSLASCIPPCINPIVYSLKTKEIKTRIVALVWRVKINP; from the exons atgcaaaacaaaatcgCCTCTAG TGACTCTGCCATCATTCATCCTCCAGGCTTCTATGTCATCGGATTCCAGACGTTTCCCAACATCAGTGTCTACATCATCTTTCTAGCATTTGTCTATTTGGTCACAGTCGTGTTCAATGTGTTATTGATGTGCATAGTCGCTCTTGACGAGAACTTACACACCCCTAAGTTTTTAGCAGTCGTCAACCTCGCAGTAATTGATGTGATATTGAACACGAGCACGATTCCCAGTATGATCAAGACGTTTCTGTTTAAGGACAATTTTGTTCCCTTCAACCTCTGTCTGGTGCAAATGTTTGTTCACTATACCAGTGCGTCTCTGGAGTCTTACGCGCTCGCTATACTCGCCTACGACAGGTTGATTGCAATTTGCTTCCCTCTgaagcagaacattttaaacacacggCCAATCATGTTTTGCATTGTCAGTCTGACTTGGGTTTACTGCGCAGGATTGCTTTCGTACAGCACTTCTATCATGACTCGACTGTCTTTCTGCGGATCTGTCAGAGTGTTCAGCTACTTCTGTGACTATGCGCCGGTGTTTAGACTCGCCTGCAATGATTACTCACTGCAGTGGGCCGCAGCTTCAGCTTCTATGATGAATCTGTTTGGCCCCTtaacttttatatttctgtccTACGTCAGCATCCTTGTGACCGTGTTCAAGATGAAGTCAGTGAGCAGCAGGATAAAAGCTCTCACCACTTGCATTGAGCACCTCATTCTTGTGGGTATTTATTATGTTCCTATATTCAGCATTTACATAGTTGGGCTCTTTATACGATCTGTTGATCCAGACCAGCGAGTGCTCAGCCTGTCGCTCGCCTCTTGTATCCCCCCCTGCATTAATCCCATTGTCTACTCATTGAAAACAAAGGAGATCAAAACCAGAATTGTGGCTCTGGTGTGGAGAGTGAAAATAAACCCTTGA
- the waif2 gene encoding wnt-activated inhibitory factor 2: MWIFHGANSSVRLSSTWTQWCLRYAAVLCLLCSPVRTDDACPSSCVCARDSGTVTCRDGEDTEVPWDIPEWTSTLILRGRNISTLQRGAFMSNGSELDMTTLSLSYNGIQAIEPYAFLGLPRLHLLDLSHNQLELISSRAFHGLPDLRSLYLNNSVLPSAAAQLSDALDTQTLQNLHRLELAGNRLRSIPMLRLDIYNLHALVLVNNSIESIGWENVTNMYQQTRLRVYLALNPFRCNCGLEAFYYWLKNSSQCADSGHLLCSEPEAKRGVPVEMLREDDMDCMNENLEAVSYVFLGLVLALIGVVFLMVLYLNRGGIKRWLNNIRDACRDQMEVYHYRYEQDSDPRLANVAV; the protein is encoded by the coding sequence ATGTGGATATTTCACGGTGCCAACAGTTCAGTGCGTCTTTCCTCCACTTGGACCCAGTGGTGCTTGCGTTACGCTGcggtgttgtgtttgttgtgttcgcCCGTCAGGACGGATGACGCGTGTCCTTCCTCCTGCGTCTGTGCCAGAGACTCGGGGACGGTGACCTGCCGTGACGGGGAGGACACGGAGGTACCGTGGGACATACCGGAGTGGACGTCCACCCTGATCCTCCGGGGGAGGAACATCTCAACTTTACAGCGCGGTGCGTTCATGAGCAACGGCTCGGAGTTGGACATGACGACTCTCTCCCTGTCCTATAACGGGATACAGGCTATTGAGCCTTACGCCTTCCTGGGGCTCCCCCGGTTGCATTTGCTGGACCTGAGCCACAACCAGCTGGAGCTGATCTCATCCAGAGCTTTCCATGGATTACCTGATCTGCGCTCTCTTTACCTGAATAACTCTGTTTTACCTTCAGCCGCAGCGCAGCTCTCTGACGCGCTTGACACACAAACTTTGCAAAACCTGCACAGACTGGAGCTGGCGGGGAACAGACTGAGGTCTATACCAATGCTGAGGTTGGACATCTACAACCTGCACGCCTTGGTGCTGGTGAATAACTCCATAGAGAGCATCGGCTGGGAAAACGTGACCAACATGTACCAGCAAACGCGCCTACGTGTCTACTTGGCATTGAACCCGTTCCGGTGCAACTGTGGACTGGAGGCGTTTTACTACTGGCTGAAGAACTCGTCCCAGTGTGCGGATTCAGGGCATCTCCTGTGCAGCGAGCCGGAGGCCAAGAGGGGGGTCCCCGTGGAGATGCTCCGGGAAGACGACATGGATTGTATGAACGAGAACCTCGAGGCGGTCTCCTACGTGTTCCTCGGGTTAGTGCTGGCTCTGATTGGGGTGGTGTTTCTCATGGTGCTCTATCTCAACCGTGGGGGCATCAAACGGTGGCTCAACAACATCAGAGACGCGTGCAGGGACCAGATGGAGGTCTACCATTACCGCTATGAGCAGGACTCAGACCCCAGACTGGCCAACGTAGCTGTTTAA